A part of Bacillus rossius redtenbacheri isolate Brsri chromosome 1, Brsri_v3, whole genome shotgun sequence genomic DNA contains:
- the LOC134535537 gene encoding uncharacterized protein LOC134535537 yields the protein MDAGALVAPGPGGSMAASSPTRAMDFYSCEGKVVRRDGEGRFGWWLSDLRSQSQPVMEVRVEPASDDDDDVRSSSSSDDSELGSLFGELSPAGFQSLSLMQRLSPSAEELSRLVSRSSPTHRPLEAVLNVGRRGSCEEPAAAESPRAADAAAWGGRAASQWHSSPRGRELNRSSNELETAMRILQGKLRAVEAGHRQMVLDVDSIHRGLQAEIATTTRLTKAAQSLVEELQDVRYLDELIFMMEGHLDRISLRVWPFTTAHVSLGPDTCQEYNLVV from the exons ATGGACGCCGGCGCCCTGGTGGCCCCCGGGCCGGGCGGATCGATGGCGGCGTCGTCGCCCACGCGCGCCATGGACTTCTACTCGTGCGAGGGCAAGGTGGTGCGTCGCGACGGCGAGGGCCGCTTCGGCTGGTGGCTGTCCGACCTGAGGTCGCAGTCGCAACCCGTCATGGAGGTGCGCGTGGAGCCGGCcagcgacgacgacgacgacgtccGGTCCTCGTCGTCGTCGGACGACTCGGAGCTGGGCTCGCTGTTCGGCGAGCTCAGCCCGGCCGGCTTCCAGTCGCTGTCGCTGATGCAGCGGCTGTCGCCGTCGGCGGAGGAGCTGTCGCGGCTGGTGTCGCGCTCGTCGCCCACGCACCGGCCGCTGGAGGCGGTGCTGAACGTGGGGCGGCGCGGGTCCTGCGAGGAGCCGGCGGCGGCCGAGTCCCCGCGCGCGGCGGACGCAGCGGCCTGGGGCGGCCGCGCGGCCAGCCAGTGGCACTCCTCGCCGCGCGGCCGCGAGCTCAACCGCTCCAGCAACGAGCTGGAGACGGCCATGCGCATCCTGCAGGGCAAGCTGCGCGCCGTGGAGGCCGGCCACCGCCAGATGGTGCTGGACGTGGACAGCATCCACCGCGGGCTGCAG GCGGAGATCGCGACGACGACCCGCCTCACCAAGGCCGCGCAGTCGCTGGTGGAGGAGCTGCAGGACGTGCGCTACCTGGACGAGCTCATCTTCATGATGGAGGGCCACCTGGACCGCATATCCCTGAGGGTGTGGCCCTTCACCACCGCGCACGTCTCCCTGGGGCCGGACACCTGCCAGGAGTACAACCTGGTCGTCTGA